One Brevibacillus choshinensis genomic window carries:
- a CDS encoding FecCD family ABC transporter permease — MNKTSLSVLLLGLILALLASITLAITLGSVDVLPGTVWGIALSQVPIAGEWVHVDWTRAEQTIIWDIRTPRVLLAAIVGAGLSVVGVAIQSLVRNSLADPYILGVSSGASVGATLVILFGAFSMYGQYALSMGAFLGSLFSILMIFSLSRMGCQNSTVRLLMAGIAVSAILSAITSLIIFSAPNEHGIRSVLFWMSGSLAGAKWEYLTIPSLIVLLCLVVLLAHYRSLNAMLMGEESASTLGVNTVRFRKLLLVISALLTGFIVAISGAIGFVGLMMPHIVRVMVGSDHRRVLPVSALLGANFLIWADAFARLSFAPEELPIGIITALCGGPFFIWLMLRSSYYSFGGGGR, encoded by the coding sequence TTGAATAAGACGAGCTTATCTGTGCTACTTCTCGGATTGATCCTAGCGCTCCTTGCTTCCATCACGCTAGCCATCACACTAGGCTCTGTGGATGTTCTTCCGGGTACCGTCTGGGGAATCGCGCTGTCTCAGGTTCCGATTGCAGGGGAATGGGTACACGTGGATTGGACCCGTGCTGAGCAAACCATCATCTGGGATATTCGCACTCCCCGCGTCCTGCTGGCTGCCATCGTAGGCGCAGGGCTGTCAGTGGTAGGAGTCGCGATCCAATCATTAGTCCGCAATTCGCTGGCAGATCCGTACATTTTAGGCGTTTCCTCCGGAGCTTCCGTTGGGGCCACTCTGGTCATTCTCTTCGGGGCCTTTAGCATGTACGGTCAGTACGCATTGTCTATGGGAGCTTTTCTCGGTTCGCTGTTCTCAATCCTGATGATCTTTTCGCTTTCTCGGATGGGTTGTCAAAATTCGACGGTCCGGTTGCTCATGGCAGGGATCGCTGTCTCCGCTATTCTTTCGGCAATCACGAGCCTGATCATTTTTTCGGCTCCGAACGAGCACGGGATACGCTCTGTTCTGTTCTGGATGAGCGGAAGCCTGGCAGGAGCAAAGTGGGAATATTTGACCATTCCTTCCCTGATCGTCCTCCTGTGTCTCGTGGTTTTACTCGCGCATTACCGCTCGCTCAATGCCATGCTGATGGGCGAGGAGTCGGCGAGCACACTCGGGGTGAACACTGTGCGATTTCGCAAGCTACTCCTCGTCATCTCGGCCCTTTTGACAGGCTTCATCGTAGCCATCAGCGGCGCCATCGGATTTGTAGGTCTGATGATGCCCCATATCGTCCGTGTCATGGTCGGCTCTGACCACCGCAGGGTATTGCCGGTAAGTGCCTTGCTCGGCGCCAACTTCCTGATATGGGCAGATGCATTCGCGAGGCTCTCATTCGCACCGGAAGAATTGCCCATCGGCATCATTACGGCTTTGTGCGGCGGGCCGTTCTTCATCTGGCTGATGCTGCGCAGCTCCTACTACTCGTTTGGAGGTGGCGGGCGATGA
- a CDS encoding ABC transporter ATP-binding protein, translating to MKLAAKDISISLGNEQIIHDICLEVKAGEFVGLIGPNGSGKSTLLKSIYRVLKPVAGRIFLDGDDLYQLAPRESARRMAVVRQESSVEFDFTVLEMVLMGRSPHKGMFQMDTPEDMHIGKEALARVGMTDYSERSFFSLSGGEKKRVLIARALAQQAELLVLDEPTNHLDVRYQLQVMDLVKQLGIPVLSALHDLNLAAMYCDRLYVLKAGRIVASGCPDEILTADLIREVYEVETDVSIHPVTGKKHIYFFSSFGVT from the coding sequence ATGAAGCTAGCGGCAAAGGATATCAGCATCTCCCTGGGGAACGAACAGATTATTCACGACATTTGCCTGGAAGTTAAGGCAGGCGAGTTCGTGGGGCTGATCGGACCGAATGGGAGCGGCAAATCGACGCTGCTCAAAAGCATCTATCGGGTCTTAAAGCCTGTTGCAGGGCGGATTTTTCTGGACGGAGATGACTTGTATCAGCTGGCACCACGGGAGAGTGCACGGCGCATGGCAGTGGTCCGGCAAGAATCTTCCGTGGAGTTCGACTTTACTGTTCTGGAAATGGTATTGATGGGCCGTTCTCCGCACAAAGGGATGTTTCAGATGGATACGCCCGAGGACATGCATATCGGGAAAGAGGCTTTGGCTCGAGTAGGGATGACGGATTACAGCGAACGCAGCTTTTTTTCATTGTCTGGGGGAGAAAAAAAGCGAGTGCTGATTGCCCGGGCATTAGCGCAGCAAGCTGAATTATTGGTGCTGGATGAACCGACCAACCATCTGGATGTTCGCTACCAGCTGCAGGTCATGGATCTTGTCAAGCAGCTGGGGATTCCCGTCTTGTCTGCCCTCCATGACTTGAATCTGGCGGCGATGTACTGCGATCGGCTGTATGTGCTGAAAGCAGGCCGAATCGTCGCATCTGGATGTCCGGATGAGATTTTGACCGCTGACTTGATTCGGGAGGTCTATGAGGTCGAGACGGACGTTTCCATTCATCCCGTCACAGGCAAGAAGCACATCTACTTTTTCTCCTCATTTGGCGTGACGTGA
- a CDS encoding sigma-70 family RNA polymerase sigma factor → MEKLQPTDDAAFEQIMREYGTRVLRLVTFLVKDQSVAEDLAQDVFVKVYRHLPRFRGQSSIHTWIYRIAVNECKGYLRSWAFRKILPRSWIKADFDVSTERVVMEQSERDELVEQVLTLPSLYRQVIVLHYYADLSIAEVANVLSVSEGTVRTRLHRARQQLKKQMGEGREWEWTRTSGSNN, encoded by the coding sequence GTGGAAAAATTGCAGCCCACAGATGATGCCGCATTTGAGCAAATCATGCGGGAATACGGGACGCGCGTGCTTCGGCTAGTGACGTTTCTGGTAAAGGATCAGAGTGTCGCGGAGGATCTCGCGCAGGATGTGTTTGTGAAAGTGTACCGCCACCTGCCGCGATTTCGCGGGCAGAGCAGCATTCACACGTGGATTTACCGGATCGCCGTCAATGAGTGCAAAGGATACTTGCGGTCATGGGCCTTTCGAAAAATATTGCCGCGCTCCTGGATCAAGGCGGATTTCGATGTATCCACCGAGAGAGTCGTGATGGAACAGTCGGAGCGGGATGAACTGGTGGAGCAGGTGCTGACTCTTCCCTCTCTGTATCGTCAGGTGATCGTCCTCCATTATTATGCGGACTTGTCCATAGCAGAGGTAGCAAACGTCCTGTCTGTGTCAGAGGGGACTGTACGCACGCGATTGCACCGGGCCAGGCAGCAGCTGAAAAAGCAGATGGGAGAGGGGAGGGAGTGGGAATGGACGAGAACGAGTGGATCGAACAATTAA
- a CDS encoding GNAT family N-acetyltransferase — translation MQNTVPNLHELTEQDIPGLIHLSTTVGWDYNEDEIRTILAIGTIYGHKNSDERLVSCAAVIPYDHKLTTIGMVIVHSSCRGMGLGRSLMKACMESVPSDSAIMLIATREGKPLYESLGFTTADTIHKFICKRIAPVDHEQAGESFPTEIMREDDLRAVIELDGLAVGSQRSSFLRTRMKQAKTCLVVNDTEGRIAGYGFAVQGPVNLVIGPIVARNTPMAIHLLRRLSDGHDRQVRIDVPDGQNAFLSYLAANGFEKVSEPPVMITRYSTLPPRSGQYYGIGAQIFG, via the coding sequence TTGCAAAACACAGTCCCAAATCTGCACGAGTTGACTGAGCAAGACATCCCCGGTCTCATTCACTTATCCACCACCGTTGGCTGGGATTATAACGAAGATGAAATTCGGACCATCCTCGCGATCGGGACGATTTATGGTCATAAGAATTCGGATGAAAGGCTCGTCTCCTGCGCGGCTGTCATCCCATACGATCACAAGCTCACTACCATCGGCATGGTCATTGTCCATTCTTCCTGCAGGGGCATGGGGCTGGGGCGTTCCCTGATGAAAGCCTGTATGGAAAGCGTCCCGTCCGACTCTGCCATCATGCTGATCGCCACCAGGGAAGGGAAGCCCTTGTATGAAAGCCTCGGCTTCACAACCGCCGATACCATTCACAAATTCATTTGTAAACGGATTGCGCCGGTGGATCACGAGCAGGCAGGCGAATCATTTCCTACAGAAATAATGAGGGAAGATGATTTGAGAGCCGTCATCGAACTGGATGGGCTAGCAGTGGGCAGCCAACGCTCTTCCTTTTTGCGTACACGGATGAAGCAGGCAAAAACATGTCTGGTCGTCAACGACACCGAGGGCCGCATTGCAGGATACGGCTTTGCCGTCCAGGGACCCGTCAATCTCGTTATCGGCCCCATCGTCGCAAGAAACACTCCGATGGCCATCCACCTTCTTCGCAGGCTGTCGGATGGACATGACCGGCAAGTCCGCATTGACGTACCCGATGGACAGAATGCTTTTCTCTCCTATCTCGCAGCGAACGGCTTTGAAAAAGTAAGCGAACCACCCGTCATGATCACTCGCTACAGCACTCTGCCGCCGCGTTCCGGGCAGTATTACGGGATTGGGGCACAAATATTCGGCTAA
- the lepA gene encoding translation elongation factor 4, translated as MDRRERQKRIRNFSIIAHIDHGKSTLADRILELTGALTAREMEAQFLDTMELEKERGITIKLNAVRLNYKAEDGEEYILHLIDTPGHVDFTYEVSRSLAACEGAILVVDAAQGIEAQTLANVYLALDSNLEIIPVINKIDLPSAEPERVKQEVEDVIGLDASDAVLTSAKAGIGIKEVLEAVVQKVPAPEGDPDAPLQALIFDSYFDAYRGVIASIRVLNGTLRKGMKIKMMATGKSFEVTEIGTSTPRQTQVDELTVGDVGYVAASIKTVGDTRVGDTITDASRPASEPLPGYRKINPMVFCGLYPIETNEYNDLREALEKLQLNDASLQFEPETSQALGFGFRCGFLGLLHMEIIQERIEREFNINLITTAPSVIYRITKTNGEVFEIDNPSKMPEAQKIETIEEPYVLSTVMVPKEYVGDVMQLCQGKRGDFLDMQYMGENRVQLKYDMPLSEIVYDFFDLLKSGTRGYASFDYELAGYKPSKLVKMDILLNSEMVDALSFIVHKDTAYARGKVICEKLKELIPRQQFEVPIQATIGQKVVARETISALRKNVLAKCYGGDISRKRKLLEKQKEGKKRMKSVGSVEVPQEAFMAVLRMDDKK; from the coding sequence ATGGATCGCCGTGAAAGACAAAAAAGGATTCGAAATTTTTCCATCATCGCCCACATTGACCACGGAAAGTCTACGCTGGCTGACCGCATTTTGGAATTGACCGGTGCGCTCACAGCGCGTGAGATGGAAGCCCAGTTTCTGGATACGATGGAGCTGGAAAAAGAGCGCGGAATTACGATTAAGCTGAATGCCGTGCGTTTGAACTATAAAGCGGAAGACGGGGAGGAGTACATTCTCCACTTGATAGATACCCCCGGACACGTCGACTTTACGTATGAGGTTTCCCGCAGCTTGGCTGCTTGTGAAGGGGCCATTCTGGTCGTCGACGCAGCGCAAGGGATCGAAGCACAGACGCTGGCTAACGTCTATTTGGCATTGGATAGCAACCTGGAAATCATCCCGGTCATCAACAAGATCGATTTGCCAAGTGCTGAGCCTGAGCGCGTCAAGCAAGAAGTCGAGGATGTCATTGGTCTGGACGCCAGTGATGCCGTTCTTACTTCTGCGAAAGCGGGCATCGGGATCAAGGAAGTGCTCGAAGCCGTGGTGCAAAAAGTTCCTGCTCCTGAGGGAGATCCGGACGCACCTTTGCAAGCCCTGATTTTCGACTCCTACTTTGATGCTTACCGTGGCGTTATTGCCTCCATCCGTGTGCTCAACGGTACGCTGAGAAAAGGCATGAAAATCAAGATGATGGCAACTGGCAAGTCCTTCGAAGTAACCGAAATCGGTACGTCGACGCCACGTCAGACGCAGGTAGATGAACTGACGGTTGGGGATGTAGGCTATGTGGCTGCTTCCATTAAAACCGTGGGAGACACGCGCGTGGGGGATACCATCACGGATGCGAGCCGCCCAGCATCGGAGCCTTTGCCTGGTTACCGTAAGATCAACCCAATGGTATTCTGTGGTCTGTACCCGATTGAGACAAACGAGTACAACGACCTTCGCGAAGCACTGGAAAAATTGCAGCTGAACGATGCGTCCCTGCAGTTTGAGCCAGAGACGTCTCAAGCGCTTGGCTTTGGTTTCCGTTGCGGATTCCTCGGACTTCTGCACATGGAGATCATCCAGGAGCGCATTGAGCGCGAATTCAATATCAATCTGATCACGACCGCACCGAGCGTTATTTACCGCATTACCAAAACAAACGGTGAAGTTTTCGAGATTGACAATCCATCGAAAATGCCGGAAGCGCAAAAGATTGAGACCATCGAGGAGCCTTATGTTCTCTCCACCGTCATGGTGCCGAAAGAATATGTAGGTGACGTGATGCAGCTTTGCCAAGGCAAGCGCGGCGATTTCCTAGACATGCAGTACATGGGGGAAAATCGTGTGCAGCTCAAATACGATATGCCTTTGTCTGAGATCGTATACGACTTTTTCGATTTGCTGAAGTCGGGTACTCGCGGCTACGCTTCCTTTGACTACGAGCTGGCAGGCTACAAGCCATCCAAGCTGGTGAAAATGGATATTCTGCTCAACAGCGAAATGGTGGATGCCCTGTCGTTCATCGTGCACAAGGATACGGCGTACGCGCGCGGAAAAGTCATCTGCGAAAAGCTGAAGGAACTGATTCCTCGCCAGCAATTCGAGGTGCCGATCCAGGCGACGATTGGTCAAAAGGTAGTAGCGCGGGAAACCATCAGCGCTCTGCGCAAAAACGTACTTGCCAAGTGCTACGGCGGGGACATCTCGCGGAAACGCAAACTCCTCGAGAAGCAAAAAGAAGGAAAGAAGCGCATGAAATCTGTCGGTTCCGTCGAGGTGCCGCAAGAGGCCTTCATGGCCGTACTGCGCATGGATGATAAAAAGTAG
- the hemW gene encoding radical SAM family heme chaperone HemW, whose amino-acid sequence MMPQSVYIHIPFCTNKCFYCDFNSFVTNNPQLVWDYLEALKKEMERTFASQPPERVKTIFVGGGTPTFLDHAQMRMFLTSVQEHLGKYMTPDIEFTMEANPGTTDVEKLRIMKELGVNRLSFGVQSFDNALLKRLGRIHDTEDVYRSVENARKVGFENLTIDLMFGLPDQTMDIFRETLKKAFELGTTHFSAYSLKVEENTLFHTLYQKDQLPLPSEETELAMYMLLIEEMEKHGCHQYEISNFAKNGFESKHNKTYWLNDEYYGLGAGAHGYVGGERHVNAGPLAVYMQMSKEGQPRVEQFPVPREDAMEEQMILGLRLREGVNMARFAQRFGESVHEVFGSIIREELAKGMLEEHDGHLRLTEKGLPLGNEVFARFLR is encoded by the coding sequence ATGATGCCACAATCCGTGTACATCCACATTCCCTTTTGCACGAATAAATGCTTTTACTGCGACTTCAACTCGTTCGTCACGAACAACCCACAGCTAGTATGGGACTATCTCGAAGCGTTGAAAAAGGAGATGGAGCGCACGTTTGCGAGCCAACCGCCGGAGCGTGTGAAAACCATCTTTGTTGGCGGAGGAACTCCGACCTTTCTCGACCATGCTCAGATGCGGATGTTTTTGACGAGTGTACAAGAGCACCTGGGCAAGTACATGACACCCGACATCGAGTTTACAATGGAAGCCAATCCGGGTACTACTGATGTAGAGAAGCTTCGCATCATGAAAGAGCTCGGAGTGAACCGTCTGAGCTTTGGCGTGCAATCCTTTGATAATGCGCTCCTGAAGCGCCTGGGGCGAATCCATGACACGGAGGACGTGTACCGCAGCGTAGAGAATGCGCGCAAAGTCGGATTTGAAAACCTCACCATCGATTTGATGTTCGGCCTCCCTGATCAGACCATGGACATTTTCCGAGAGACTCTCAAAAAAGCGTTTGAACTGGGGACAACCCACTTCTCGGCATACAGCCTGAAAGTAGAAGAGAACACCCTGTTCCATACGTTGTACCAAAAAGACCAGCTGCCATTGCCATCCGAAGAAACGGAGCTTGCGATGTACATGCTCTTGATCGAGGAGATGGAGAAACACGGCTGCCATCAGTACGAAATCAGCAATTTTGCGAAAAATGGCTTTGAAAGCAAACATAATAAAACCTATTGGCTCAATGACGAATACTATGGATTGGGTGCGGGTGCCCATGGCTATGTCGGGGGAGAGCGGCATGTGAACGCGGGACCGCTTGCTGTTTATATGCAGATGAGCAAGGAGGGGCAGCCGCGAGTGGAGCAATTCCCGGTGCCGCGCGAAGATGCGATGGAGGAGCAGATGATCCTCGGGTTGCGCCTCAGGGAAGGAGTGAATATGGCTCGGTTCGCTCAGCGATTTGGGGAATCTGTTCATGAAGTGTTTGGAAGCATAATAAGAGAAGAGCTGGCCAAAGGGATGCTGGAAGAGCACGATGGGCACTTGCGTTTGACTGAAAAGGGGCTGCCCCTCGGTAACGAGGTCTTTGCCCGCTTTTTGCGCTAA
- the hrcA gene encoding heat-inducible transcriptional repressor HrcA, producing MLSDRQQLILNAIVDNYIHSAEPVGSRTISKRDDIGFSSATIRNEMSDLEELGYLEQPHTSAGRVPSTKGYRFYVDNLIQPHLLDDGELGKLKQLFAERILHAEQVVEYTAQILSQLTNYTAVVLGPEIFEHRLKHIQIVPLGDKQAVAIVVTHTGRVENKLIDLPEGIGASEIERLVNLLNHKLSDVPLWQLRQRLYQEISGEMRRHAEQYEEILNLLDQSLVQQEEDRVYLRGATKILNQPEFRDVDKVKDILELLERNDQLIHLFGTPVDGLTVRIGQENQLDAIKQCSIITTSYSLGGKPVGMVGILGPTRMEYGRVITVLNYLAEGLSRMLTSQFEK from the coding sequence ATGTTATCTGACCGTCAACAATTGATCTTGAATGCGATTGTCGATAATTACATTCATTCTGCCGAACCTGTTGGCTCCCGTACGATCTCCAAACGGGATGACATCGGTTTCTCATCGGCGACGATTCGCAACGAGATGTCCGACTTGGAGGAGCTTGGGTATCTCGAACAGCCTCACACTTCGGCGGGACGCGTTCCTTCTACGAAAGGGTACCGCTTTTATGTCGACAACCTGATTCAGCCTCACCTTTTGGATGACGGTGAATTGGGTAAACTGAAACAGTTGTTTGCCGAGCGTATTCTGCACGCTGAACAGGTGGTAGAGTACACCGCCCAGATTCTCTCCCAGTTGACGAACTATACAGCAGTGGTCCTGGGGCCAGAGATTTTTGAGCATCGGTTAAAACATATACAAATCGTTCCTCTGGGTGACAAGCAGGCCGTGGCCATCGTGGTCACCCATACCGGCCGCGTGGAAAACAAGCTGATTGATTTGCCTGAGGGCATAGGTGCATCCGAGATCGAGCGTCTCGTGAACCTGCTCAACCACAAGCTTTCCGACGTGCCGCTGTGGCAGCTGCGCCAGCGCTTGTATCAAGAGATTTCGGGTGAGATGCGCCGCCATGCGGAGCAATACGAGGAAATTCTCAATCTCCTTGATCAATCCCTGGTCCAGCAAGAAGAGGATCGAGTGTACTTACGCGGTGCGACCAAGATTCTGAATCAGCCGGAATTCCGTGATGTAGACAAGGTCAAGGATATTTTGGAGCTCCTGGAGCGAAATGACCAGCTCATACATTTGTTCGGAACACCGGTGGATGGACTCACCGTGCGTATCGGTCAGGAGAACCAGCTAGACGCGATTAAGCAATGCAGTATCATAACTACCTCATACTCTCTGGGCGGCAAGCCTGTAGGGATGGTAGGGATACTTGGCCCGACCCGGATGGAATACGGCAGAGTCATTACTGTACTGAACTATTTGGCAGAAGGCTTATCGCGCATGCTGACTTCGCAGTTTGAGAAATAA
- the grpE gene encoding nucleotide exchange factor GrpE — MNGWKGSEKPQEVSTLSEEKLTQDPTAEEEQTETADQQESADVNWEQEAAHWKAQAEEHQNRMLRTMADMENLRRRVRKEQEDLAKYASQKVVEELLPILDNFERALAADKESMTVESLLTGVDMVYRQMVQVFDKEGLVAIAAKGQPFDPHVHQAVMQTQDPAFESGVVVEELQKGYMFKDRVVRPAMVKVNE, encoded by the coding sequence ATAAATGGATGGAAGGGCTCTGAGAAGCCGCAGGAGGTATCGACGTTGAGCGAAGAAAAATTGACGCAAGACCCGACTGCTGAAGAAGAACAAACAGAAACAGCTGATCAGCAGGAATCGGCAGATGTGAACTGGGAGCAAGAGGCAGCGCATTGGAAGGCGCAGGCCGAAGAGCATCAGAACCGGATGCTTCGTACCATGGCAGACATGGAAAACCTGAGAAGACGCGTGCGCAAAGAGCAGGAAGATTTGGCCAAGTACGCTTCCCAAAAAGTCGTGGAAGAACTCTTGCCGATCCTGGACAACTTCGAGCGCGCTCTCGCGGCTGACAAGGAATCCATGACAGTGGAATCTTTGTTGACCGGAGTGGACATGGTCTATCGCCAAATGGTGCAAGTCTTTGATAAAGAAGGTTTGGTAGCCATTGCGGCAAAAGGCCAACCTTTTGATCCCCATGTACACCAAGCCGTGATGCAGACGCAAGATCCGGCATTTGAATCCGGCGTCGTAGTAGAAGAGCTGCAAAAGGGCTACATGTTCAAAGATCGCGTCGTTCGTCCGGCGATGGTCAAAGTAAACGAGTAA
- the dnaK gene encoding molecular chaperone DnaK: MSRVIGIDLGTTNSCVAVMEGGEPVVIANPEGNRTTPSVVAFKNGEKIVGEAAKRQAITNPDNTVISIKRHMGTSHKETLEGNEYTPQQISAMILQKLKSDAEAYLGESVTQAVITVPAYFNDSQRQATKDAGKIAGLEVLRIVNEPTAAALAYGMEKSEDQTVLVFDLGGGTFDVSILELSEGFFEVKATSGDNKLGGDDFDQVVMDYLVSEFKKEHGIDLSKDRMAQQRLKDAAEKAKKDLSGVLTTTISLPFITADATGPKHLEMNLTRAKFEELSSNLVERTMGPTRQALNDAGLTPNEIDKVILVGGSTRIPAVQEAIKKFTGKEPHKGVNPDEVVALGAAVQAGVLTGDVKDVVLLDVTPLSLGIETLGGVFTKLIDRNTTIPTSKSQVFSTAADNQPGVEIHVLQGERQMAADNKTLGRFNLNDIPPAPRGVPQIEVSFDIDANGIVNVRAKDLGTGKEQRITITASSGLSDEEIDRMVKEAELNAEADKQRKEQVEIRNEADQLVFTTEKTLKEVEGKVDQAEIDRANAAKDKVKKALEGGSIDEIKSAKDELSEIVQQISVKLYEQAAQAAGAAQGGAEGSAEPKKDNVVDADYEVVDDKK, encoded by the coding sequence ATGAGTCGCGTAATTGGTATTGACCTTGGAACCACCAACTCTTGTGTGGCAGTAATGGAAGGCGGAGAGCCAGTCGTAATCGCCAACCCGGAAGGAAACCGCACCACTCCATCCGTTGTTGCATTTAAAAATGGAGAGAAAATCGTAGGGGAAGCAGCAAAACGCCAAGCGATCACGAACCCTGACAATACCGTAATTTCCATCAAGCGCCACATGGGTACTTCTCATAAAGAAACCCTCGAAGGCAATGAGTATACCCCTCAACAGATCTCTGCGATGATCCTGCAAAAGCTGAAATCCGATGCAGAAGCGTATCTGGGTGAATCTGTGACGCAGGCAGTTATTACGGTACCTGCATACTTCAACGACAGCCAACGTCAGGCAACCAAAGACGCTGGTAAAATCGCAGGTCTGGAAGTTCTGCGCATCGTCAATGAACCAACAGCGGCAGCTCTCGCATACGGCATGGAAAAGTCGGAAGATCAAACCGTTCTGGTATTCGACCTTGGCGGCGGTACGTTCGACGTGTCCATCCTGGAACTCTCCGAAGGCTTCTTTGAAGTAAAAGCGACCTCCGGTGACAACAAGCTGGGTGGGGACGACTTCGACCAAGTAGTCATGGATTACCTGGTGAGCGAGTTCAAAAAAGAACACGGCATCGACCTGTCCAAAGACCGCATGGCTCAACAACGTTTGAAAGACGCTGCGGAAAAAGCGAAAAAGGACCTGTCCGGCGTACTGACCACGACCATCTCGCTGCCTTTCATCACAGCAGATGCAACCGGTCCAAAACACTTGGAGATGAACTTGACTCGCGCGAAATTCGAAGAGCTGTCTTCCAATCTCGTAGAGCGCACCATGGGACCTACTCGTCAAGCGCTGAATGACGCAGGGCTCACTCCAAACGAAATCGATAAAGTAATCCTCGTCGGTGGTTCCACTCGAATCCCGGCTGTTCAAGAAGCGATCAAAAAATTCACTGGCAAAGAACCGCACAAAGGCGTAAACCCAGACGAAGTCGTAGCGCTTGGTGCTGCTGTGCAAGCAGGCGTACTGACTGGCGATGTGAAAGACGTCGTACTGCTCGACGTAACTCCTCTCTCTCTGGGCATCGAGACATTGGGCGGCGTATTCACCAAGCTGATCGATCGCAATACAACGATCCCAACAAGCAAATCCCAAGTGTTCTCTACTGCAGCCGACAACCAGCCAGGCGTGGAAATTCACGTGCTGCAAGGTGAGCGTCAAATGGCAGCGGACAACAAAACACTGGGTCGCTTCAATCTGAATGACATTCCGCCAGCTCCACGAGGCGTACCGCAAATCGAAGTATCCTTCGACATCGATGCGAACGGTATCGTGAACGTTCGTGCGAAAGATCTGGGTACAGGCAAAGAGCAACGCATCACCATCACAGCGAGCTCCGGACTTTCCGATGAAGAAATCGATCGCATGGTGAAAGAAGCTGAGCTGAATGCAGAAGCGGACAAACAGCGCAAAGAGCAAGTGGAAATCCGCAACGAAGCTGACCAGCTCGTGTTTACAACCGAGAAAACCTTGAAAGAGGTAGAAGGCAAAGTAGACCAGGCGGAGATCGACCGTGCGAACGCTGCGAAAGACAAAGTGAAAAAAGCGCTTGAAGGTGGCAGCATCGACGAGATCAAGTCTGCAAAAGACGAATTGTCCGAGATCGTTCAGCAAATCTCTGTGAAGCTGTATGAGCAAGCAGCCCAAGCGGCGGGGGCAGCCCAAGGTGGAGCAGAAGGCAGTGCGGAACCGAAGAAAGACAATGTGGTAGACGCAGACTATGAAGTGGTAGACGATAAAAAGTAA
- the dnaJ gene encoding molecular chaperone DnaJ yields MKRDYYEVLGVGKGADADEIKKAYRKLARQYHPDVNKAADAEEKFKEVKEAYDVLSEPQKRAQYDRFGHQDPNQGFGGGGFDASGMGGFGDIFDMFFGGGGRRANPNAPRKGSDLQFGLSIEFTETVFGKETDVEIPKEAECDTCHGSGAKPGTGVETCKTCSGTGQQEVAANTPFGRIVNRRVCTTCEGKGKVFKEKCSSCRGSGRVKVRRKIHLNIPAGVDDGAQLRVTGEGEPGVNGGPPGDLYVVLRVKSHEFFEREGNDIYCEVPLTYAQAALGDEIEVPTVDGRVKLKIPSGTQTETFFRLRGKGVPHLRGNGRGDQHVKVRVITPTKLSDKQKELLRELAELSGEKPGQHGGEDEGFFEKMKRAFRGE; encoded by the coding sequence ATGAAACGCGACTACTATGAGGTGCTGGGGGTCGGCAAGGGCGCGGACGCTGATGAAATCAAAAAAGCGTACCGCAAGCTGGCGCGTCAGTACCATCCGGATGTAAATAAAGCCGCAGATGCGGAAGAGAAGTTCAAGGAAGTGAAGGAAGCGTACGATGTCCTGTCTGAGCCGCAAAAACGAGCTCAGTACGACCGTTTCGGACATCAGGATCCTAACCAAGGCTTTGGCGGCGGTGGTTTTGACGCCTCTGGAATGGGCGGCTTCGGCGATATTTTTGATATGTTTTTCGGCGGTGGCGGGCGACGTGCGAATCCGAACGCGCCGCGCAAAGGCTCTGACCTGCAGTTTGGTCTCAGCATTGAATTTACAGAAACAGTCTTCGGGAAAGAGACCGATGTGGAAATTCCCAAGGAAGCGGAGTGCGACACTTGCCATGGCTCCGGGGCAAAACCGGGTACGGGTGTCGAGACTTGTAAAACTTGCAGCGGCACAGGACAGCAGGAAGTGGCTGCAAACACGCCATTTGGCCGCATCGTCAACCGACGCGTTTGTACGACTTGCGAAGGAAAAGGGAAAGTCTTCAAAGAAAAATGCTCGTCCTGCCGCGGTAGCGGTCGCGTCAAAGTGCGCCGCAAGATTCATCTCAACATTCCAGCGGGAGTGGATGACGGTGCGCAGCTGCGCGTGACAGGTGAAGGGGAACCGGGTGTAAACGGCGGGCCTCCCGGCGATTTGTACGTCGTATTGCGCGTCAAAAGTCACGAGTTTTTCGAACGCGAAGGAAATGATATCTACTGTGAAGTTCCTCTCACCTATGCCCAAGCCGCGCTTGGTGACGAGATCGAAGTGCCGACAGTGGACGGTCGTGTGAAGCTGAAGATCCCATCCGGAACGCAGACTGAGACGTTCTTCAGGCTTCGGGGGAAAGGTGTCCCGCACCTGCGAGGCAATGGACGCGGCGATCAGCACGTGAAAGTGCGCGTGATTACTCCGACCAAGCTGAGCGATAAGCAAAAAGAGCTTTTGCGAGAGCTGGCCGAACTGTCGGGTGAAAAGCCGGGACAGCATGGCGGCGAAGATGAAGGCTTTTTTGAAAAAATGAAACGGGCATTCCGCGGCGAATAA